Below is a genomic region from Vibrio pomeroyi.
GCAGGAGCAAAAGTAGAATACTCGAATGACGGCGGACACACTTGGACAGCTGTGTTCAATCCAGTTGAGGGGGTTAATGACCTACAGGTAAGACAGACTGATATCGCAGGCAACGTATCGCCAGTGACGCACTTTAGCTTCACCTTGGACACCACTCCCGGCACAATCACAGTAAACCCGATATCGCAGGACAACGCATTAAATGCTGCAGAGAACAACCAACCATTAGTGATCACCGGCACGACATCCAACATAGCACCAGGGGATGTCGTCTATGTCGTCATCGGCAATAAACACTTTTATGATGCAACGGTAAAACCAGATGGTACGTGGTCATTAACTCTAGGTACTTCTATACATCAAAACATAATGGCGACCGATCGCGATTACTCAATACAAGTTGGTACCGTTGATACGGCAGGTAATTCGACGCCTCGCATTTCGACCCACCTGCTAGTTGATACGCAGAGTCCGATTCCACATATTGCAGTTGACTCAGTGACACAAGATAACGTGCTCAATGCTCTTGAGTCTGGTCAAACTATCGCGATAACGGGAACAGTAACTGGCGATTACCACACAGGTGATATTGTCAGCTTGAAGGTAAACGGTGCAACCATTACATCACTTACAGGCTCAGTTGATTCGAGTGGACATTTTTCTATTCCAGTGGCTGGTAATGTATTGGAACATGCCAATATTCATACTAGCTATGCAAATGGTCAGTCTGGCTCGATACACTCTATAGAAGCCACCATAATAACCACCGATGCCGCAGGGAATGTTGGCAGTGCGACGACAGGTTCACAGGTATTCAGCGTTGATACTCATGTTAACCTACCGACAATTACCTTTGAAAACCCTGGACCTGATGGACTCTATAGTAAGGCAGAAATTGCCCAAGGGCACCCAAATACAGTCACAGCAACGATTGCACCTCCTAGTGATGCCAAAATCGGTGAGCACCTGGTTGTCAATGGACAAGACCACGTGCTTGATGCTCACATTTTACAACACGGATTACAAATCGAAGTACTTCCAGGTGAACATGTACAAGCAACCATGACTGACGAACATGGCAATACGGCGGGTAGCCAAGGTGTGGCAGCGAGCGCTATACCAGAGCCAATCATTGTCAGACCGCCGTCAGGAAGCCACCACGTATCCGGTACACTTGGTGTGCCGCCACTATTACCTTCTTTGACTCCGGTACCAACAACACAGAGCGGCTGGCGAATCCATTTAGCTAACGGGCAATATGTAACAAGCCATCATGGGCAATATGGAACATTAACCATAGACCCTCAAACTGGTGACTTACACTACCAAGAACAAGCTCAAGTGCACACAGGTCCTCATGGCAGCGCTTCAGGTACCGGTCAGCATGAAGATCGATTTGAAATAGCCCTGCAAGGAACAAATCAAGATGAAATCGTCGCCCATGTAAACATTCAGATACTCAGCCATGGCCCGGGAAATAGCGGCAAACTTACGGTTGGGACAGAGGTCGTTGATATGACCATAACTCCTATTGTCCATGCGTCTCACCCTGCTCCACCTCCACCACCGCCAGTTCAGCATGACGAGCCAGAGATCACCTCTCACGAGGACTTCACGTTTACCGTAAGTGATGACACTTCTCTAGATTTATCTCAGCATGCTCATCAAGAACCAGACCAGAAAACTAACCACCATGGTGCAGCGGCTTATTTGGATGCTCTCGGTATTCAGCCGAATACTTCGCCGACCACCGGGCACGATCAACCCGCTGACATGGACATCGTGCTGGCACAAGTCGACCAACAACATGCTGCAGATTACGATCAACCGCATTTGGATATGTCGGATGCACTTGAACACCATGATGCAGCCAATAACCACAACCAAGATGATGAACACCATCATCACAACGACGTAGATGGACTACCAGACATAGATCCAAATAACTAATGGATAGTAGGTTGCGATTAGTGCAGTAAACAAAAGGGAGCACGCAATGTGCTCCCTTGTTAATGATTGTTTCTTGTATCGCTTTGAGCAAAGAGACGGTAGTGATTCTTTGAGTTACCTTTCTCCAAATGCAACGCTGATATTGGTGTAGATCGGCTTCCAAAGGTATTGGAACACCGACTTCTCGCCCGTCGTAATATCCACCTCACCCGTCATTCCGGGAAGAATAGAAAAGCTTTCAGGGTTATCACGGAAGTATGGCGTTTCAACAGACACCACCACTTCATAATAAATTTCACCTCGTTCACTTTGGCTTGTAGTCGGTGAAATGCTTTCAACCTCGCCTTTTAAAGCACCAAAACGGCTGTAATCAAACGCATCAATCTTGATTCGAGTCGGCTGGCCTACGTTCACGAAACCAATGTCTCTCGGTGATAAGCGAGCTTTAAAATCCGCTTTACCACCAACAGGAACAATCTCAACCACTGTCCCGCCCGGTTGAATAACACCACCGTTCTGCGTACTTGGTAGGCTTTGCACTAAACCTTGTAGCGGTGACACTAACATGGTGTTCGTCAATTTCGCTTGGCTTGAACGCACCCTTGCATTCAATGCAGATAAGTCAGATACCGCTTTGGATCGATCATCACTGACTTTCGCCTTCGCCTCTGCTAAAAGCTGTTCAATTTTTTGCTCCGTGCTGTCGGCTTGCTTGATTAACACTGCTTTCTTACCACGAGCTTCTTCGATTTTCTGTTCAATACTGGCCAGTTTTTGTCGCATTTCAAGCACACGTAAACGTGAAATGTTACCCGCTTTATACCCCTTCTCCAGTATGATCAACTCTTGCTTGGTCGCATTCAGCTCTTTCTCGTAGCTAGGTAATGACTTATCTACACTGCGAAGCTGCTCTGCAATCTGCTCGCTCTCTTTCTCAAGTACCACGCGCTTTTGAAAATAGAGGGCTTTTTGTGCATTTAACTGCGCTTTTTGTTGACTAACAATCTCTGGATAATCAATCTCAAATTCAGCAAGGTTTGGCTCACGTTGTTCAAGCAAAGCATTCATACGCTCTACACTGGCGAGAAGTGTCACTTGTTGAGATTTCAATTCATCAAGAGCAGTACGTTGGAAGGTCGCATCAAACTCAACAAGTGGCTGACCTTTCTCGACCAGTTGACCTTCTTTAACGAGAATTTGCTTTAACTTACCGCCAATCGCGCTTTGTAATACTTGCTTCTCGCCTTCTGGAATTACTGCGCCTTTGGCTTTGGCAATTTCATCAACTTGGGTGACTACAGACCAAGTGGCAAAAGCGATAACACATAAAGCAACTGACCACGTCGCCAATGCCAATGTACGAGCCGTATTTTGTGATTCAACAAGTTCACCGTAGCGCTTGCCCTTCTCGATAGGTTGTTTAGCCATTAGCGACTCCTTGCTTAGACTCTGATTGTTCTTGTTGGGCTGCATCTTGCTGAGCAGACGGCTCTTGTTCTTGGGAAGCTTGAGGCTCTGAAGGCTGTTCCTGCTCCGAAGACTGTTCCGGCTCTAATGGGCCAGCATAAACAACAGCCCCCTCATTTAACACCACGACTTTATCAGCGAGCTTAATCAAGTCTGGATCATGCGACGTATAGATCACCGTTGCTTTTCCTTTCTTTGTCGCCAAGAACTCACCGAATACACGTTTAGCATTGGGATGACCATCAGGCACCGGGTTGTCCATTAGGAACATCGGGTAGTCATACACCAAAGCTTTGGCGTCAATGAGGATCTGAGCGACAGTGCCTGACAACATGTCAAACAGGCTATCCGGCTGGATACTGCTGATAGAGGTATCCAACCCGTCTGGTAATGTGGAGAACCAGCGCTTGCCCCCAACCATTTCAATGGCTGATATCATTTTCTGCTCTTCAACTTTATGCCCATCGCTCAGCCACTCTCGAATACTCAATGTAAGTAAGTCGGGGTAAGCGGCGCGAATGAAACACCAATGTCGATAGAGCTGCGGATCGTACTGAGCAAGGTTTACCCCTGTCAGCTCTACCATGCCGTTCTGAATAGGCTGTAAACCAGACAACACTTCAATTAATGTCGATTTGCCACTGCCGGAGGGGCCAGTGATCGCCACAATATCGCCCGCTTCAACATCAAAACTTACCCCATTCAATGCAGGGCGACTCTGTTTAGGGTAACGGAGAGTCACTTGATCTAACTTCAAGTTCGGAGCGACCGTTGGCAATGGGTGATGCTGGTAACTGAATTCACGTTCAGACGGCTGAGACAGAATACGATTTACCTGAAGCTTAGATTGATTAAAGCTATTAAAACGCATCGCACTGTTTGCCAACACCTGCGCAGGCCCTGTCACTTTGGAAATCAACATCATTGATGCAATCAAACCGCCGGGCGTCATCACTTGCTCGAAAATAAGCCCAATACCTAAGCCCATAACAGCCAGTGTTGAACCCACTCCAATGAAGTAATAAATCGAGGTGTATCGACTTTGCAGAACCGATTGATTAAACGTCACCGTAGAGGCAAGCAGATTGGCCTTTTGGAAACGTTGAATCCAGTGCTCTGAAAACCCAGCACTACGAATAAAGGCAAGCTTAGACGTCAACTCATTCGTCATATTTTGACGATTAGTGCCCGCTACCGTCGATTGCATTGACCGCTTACTACTCGAACGTATCGAACGCTTAGCTAACAGGTAATACAAAACCAAAGAGACGATTGGAACCAGTACCAGCCATCCACCTAGCACTCCTATCGCAAGGACAAAAATGGCAATGAAAGGCAAATCAAACAAGGCATTACCGAGTGGTCCTGATAACACACCTGAAATACGTTCAGATAGCATCACTTGGTTTTGCTGACTAGACGAGGCCATTTGCTGGTTTTGAGCATAGCTATTTCTTAATAATCGCTGCACAAGGGATTGAGATATCTCGCGGCTGACTCGGTTAGACACAGAAGCAAACACTCGACTGCGCAATGTTCTTAACCAGCCCATCATAACAAACAACAAAGCTGCACCAATAGCGATACCTTGCAGTTCGTGCCCAGCATCGCCACCAATAACATGGTCATAGATCGACATCGTGATGAATGGCACTGCGAGAGCAAATAAATTGGTGATAAAGCTAACCAAAAGCAATTTAGGAATGATAGGACGAAAAGCATGTAACCGTTCACCAACCCAATCCGGAGAAGCCTTCTCCAATGGAGCCCCTTCAATCACAATGCAAAATTGAGGAACCTCTGAAACGTCTTCATTGCCATCAACAGCCACAAACTGTTTTGAATCCAAGTGACCAGAAACCAATTCACTTTCACTAAGAACTAGGAGAACTAATTTGTGATCGCCCACCTCATCTAAGTTAGCAACCAAGCGATATGGCAATGCAAGCCTATCAAACAGGGCAAACATATCATCAATCGATTCAATACCGTTCTCATCAACCCATTGGCGAGCGAACAGTTGGATATTCGCATTAACTTCCAACTCCTTGAGCACAGAAAGGCTTTCAGTTTCCAGTCGGTTCATCGGCTCATGTTGACCGTCTGTTTCGTCATGGCGATTAGCATCTAAACGATTCATGCAATGACCTCCTGCTGATTAGTAGTGTCTTCGGCAATCGAACCGTTTTCTACTGTAATTGTTCGACTCGCTAGTTCGCGAAGTTTTGCATGATAGCTCACCATCAATATGGTGCGCCCTGCCAATACTTCTTCTTCCAGCACCTTAACCAGGTTACCGAGAGCATTGAGGTCTAGCGAGGAATCCGGTCTTTCTAGCATGATAATGGGCTTGCTACTCGCTAATTGGGCCGCAATATTGAGCATTTTAATGTTGCCCATACTCAACAAAGAGGCACTTGTATGACCGATTTGTGTTTCTAACCCATCAGGTAAACGCGTAATTTCTTTGGTTAATCCCAAGCGCACAGCGTAATCATTGGCGCTTTGTGTTCTCTCAGGATCAAATCCACACAAATTGTCCAGAATCGTACCTGAGACTAACTGCCCTTTAACCCCGCAGTAAGCTGTAGCTTGAGCGACAGATGCAATAGAAACGGCTTCGCCATTAATGAAGCACTCACCCGCGGCTAAATCATCAATCCCTGCTATCGAAGACAGTAAGTGACTATTGATGTGGCGATCTTCACTCACTAACAACACCAGCTCGCCTTTATTTAGCGTCACATCCGCACTGGCGAGTTCACCATACCTTTCAACGGTAGCTTGTTTGATCTCTAGAGCCTCAAAGTCAGAGAAGTTCAGCTCAGAACCAGCGGACTCAGACAGTGATAAGTCCCCTAACTTTTCAATTGCCTGATTGGCACTATGGATTGAATTAAGCTTGATTCGAACCCCAACCAGAGCACTCAGAGGCGCCACAGCTCTACCCGATAAGATGGAGCATGCTGCTAACCCACCCGTGGTCAATTGACCATCCAATACCCACAAGCTCCCGGTAATCACCAACAAGACAGAAGTCGCTAATGCGGCAAGCTGAATACATTCTTGGGCGAAAGCGTTCTGTTCTTCTTCTTTGGCTTTGGATTGAGAGCGGATATTATTGAGGGATTTAAACTGATTAAAGATTCGAGACTCAACGGCCTGACGTTTGATTCCCTGAATGGTTTGGCTCAGCAAAATCAAGAACGCTTTTCGCTCCTGCTCATCTTGAGAAGCTTCCTCACTTAGACTTTTAACGCGAATAGAAGATAACCAAACGATTCCGAGAGTAATCAGCCAAACTGCCAAAGGTATTGCCACCAGCTCACCACCGATGTAAGCCACCAAGCCCAAGAAGATCAATGCAAAAGGCAAATCAATAAAGCCTGCAATCACACCGCCGGAATACCAATCTTTAACTTTGGATACTGAGCCGAGCCCTTCTTCTACACCGCCAACACCTAAATGACGAAGATGACCTGATGAAGCGTTAGTCACCCTTTCAACCAAGGTTTGATAAGTCGCTTTCTCGGTATTACTGGCCGCGGCAGACAAAAGCCAAGTGCGCACAAAACGTATGAGTGCTTCCATGGCTACAGCTAGAGTCGCCCCCGCTAGAAGCAGTGTGGCTGTACCATAGCTTTGGTTGGGAAGAATACGATCGTAGATCTGGAGAACCGTTAATGGAACGGCCAATGACAAGAGGTTAATAAGTAAAGAAGGCAGTAAGACTTTCCTTACTACCCCTTTATTTTTTACTGACGTTACAGGCATACACAATCCTTATCCATGCTTATGAAATAAGATTGGTACACCATATTGGGTATTGCAAGGTAACGACCTGATTTAACGTGTTTTTCAATATAAATATGACACAAGTCTTTCTACACAAATCCGTGACTATACCTGTACCTTAGAAACGCCCCTTACAAACCATTGTCGTAATCCGTTATCGCCTGCTTTAACTTTGAAAAGTTTGAGTTACATAAATACGGTTTCAGTGCTTCAAACTTCTCTTCTGGCCAGTCGTATATCTTCATTGAGATCAGCTCTTCGATAACAGCCTTATCGAAGCGATATTTAACGACTTTTGCAGGAGAACCACCAACAATACTGTAAGGTTCCACATCTTTGGTTACCACGCTGTTTGCAGCGACAACCGCCCCTTCTCCAATGGTTACGCCCGGCATGATCATGGCTCTCATGCCTAGCCAAGCGCCATCTTTTATATGCGTGTCACCTTTACCTATGTAGGCTTCTTCGATCACATCCATAAATGGATACAAAGAAAACCAATCAACACGGTGGGTGTGATTGCCGCCCATAAGGATCACAACCTCGGCTCCTATACAGACATAATCCCCAATGTAGAGCTCATCGATTTCCCAACGAGGCTCCCACTGGCGGCTAACTTCGTCACCATGCAGATAGCGAACGACAGAACGCTCAAACCCATTATCCCAGCAATCGCTGTAATAACTGTGTTGACCCTTGATGTGAATGTTGGGGTTGGTAACGACTTCATGGAGCAGTTCGAATTTAGACCAATGCTTATTTTGCATCTCTACCTCTGATTAAATTATTCGTTTTATTTCGGTTTAAATATCAAAAAATCGACAATGTTTATCTAAGGTGCACAAACGCATTCCCCATCAACACAGAAGTTAAAGGAGGTGAATAGTCAGTATCACACTTAAATCGTAGCAATGTCGCTAAAACGAAAAAGGCGTCAGTGGATTCGAGGTTGCTTTAAGAGAGGAAGTAATTTCACGTGGTACTCAGTGTAGTAACGATAACTCGGTTGGAAAATTTATAGGTGAATTGTATCTGTTTAATCGCACTAATTTGACAGGGATATGTGATTTATAAGTTTTCAAATATCAGTTCATGTAGAGTCAGAAAACAAGAGCCTGCGGTATTACACAGGCTCACGTTTAGATTCATGCTTAGCTATGGGTTAAGTAACTACATTTTAGCTAGCTGCACTTTTCTATCTTTGTTTACCACACAGAAGTTACCGCGCTTAGTACGACACTTAGAACATCTCTCACACTCTACAGGGCTTCGATCGCCCTCTTTCCAGCGTTTGATTAGATGAGGCTCAGATAATAGAGGTCGAGAAAGTGCAAAGTACTCAATACCCGTATTATTAGCGATCTCTTCAATAGCATCAAAATCCGTTAAGCCGCCCACCGTGATAACAGGAATGTCGACATCTTGGCTAATTGCATGGCCATATTCATGGAAGTAACCTTCAGCTTGGATGGTAAACCCATCATGTGACTCGCCAATCATGGTGTCGGCTTTGCCATGAATGTTGCCAGACACCACAATGCCATCAACGCCAATTTCTTCGAGCTTTTTACACACTAAGCGCGTTTCATCGAAGGTCACACCACCCTCGAAAAACTCAGAAGCGGTCAGCTTAACCAAGATAGGGAAATCCTCACCCACCAGCTTGCGTGTTGCTGTGTAGATCTCAAGCAAGAATCTCATACGATTTTCTAAGCTACCGCCGTATTCATCTTCACGCTGGTTGTAGTAAGGGCTTAAGAACTGGTTGATCAAGTACGTGTGTGCCGCATGAATCTCAACACCATCAAAACCCGACTGTTTAGCTCTTAGTGACGCTTTGGCAAACGCATCAACAATGTAGTCGATCTCACCTTTGGTCATCGCTTTGCCCAGTGTTTGAGTTCCTTTTTCAGGAACCTCACTCGGTGCAAAGATCACTCGCTCGCCAAGGTCATACGTGGTTTTCGTACCGCCATAAGCTAATTGCATCACGATTTTAGAGTCGTTGTCATGAACCAGTTGGGTTAGCTTTTTGTATTCATCGATAAACGAGTCGTTATACATACCCATCATGCCAGCATTCGGCTTTTCTTCTTTAACGATGTTTGCGTAACCCGTGACGATCAAGCCAACCTCACCTTGAGCCAACTCTTCATAGATAGCGTAAAGTTTATCTGTCATATGGCCATCTTCGGTCGCCATATTTTCCCACGTCGCACTTCTCATAAAGCGGTTTTTAAGCGTCATGGTGCCAATGCGGGTTTCTGTAAACAAAGTACTCAAATCTATTCCTCACTCAATCGTGTTACGCAAGTGCCCATCTAACGGGGCTGATTGACGCGGATACTACAGAGAATATGACAAGCAAAACTTAATCTAGATTAAGAGAGCGGCACTCTTACATAAGAAACAGGCACATTTGCTTGGAATAGAAGGACGTTGAGGACGAAAACAAAAAAGCCGTTCAGTGAGGCTAAACGGCTTTAGAAGTTTATGACAAGGTAGATATACCTCTAACTAACACTTGAAAAGAGTTAGCCGTATTTAACAGTAGGGTCGATACATTGGTACACTTGGCCGATACTCGCTTCGTTCGCCAATAAGGTTTCAATAAGACGAGCCACTTCTTGTCGGTAAATCAGACCATGCACTTCCACTTGTTGAGAAAGCTCACCATTGCCAGTCACTTCACCGTCTAACAAGCCACCCGGGCGAAGAATCGTGTAATCAAGCGAGCTCGACATTAACCAAGCTTCCGCCAATGATTTTTCACGAACTGCAGCACCAAACCCTTTTCTTGAGCGCTCTGATAGGTACTGCCATGAATCACCACAACCTAACGACGTCACTAGCACAAAGCGTTTGATTTCATTCGTTTCCAGAGCATCAATCACATGTCGGTGACCGATGTAATCAACCGGAACATCCGCTCTAAAACTGCCCATGCTTGAAACAACCAATGCCGATTTTGGTAACTCAGCAACCGTCTTTTCCACTTGTTGCTTGTCGGTCGCATCGCAGCTCAATGAAGTTACGCCAAGAATCGCCAAGCGCGGGTTCTTCTCTGGGTTTCTAGCAATCGCAATCACTTCAAAACCTTGTTGATGAAAGTGCTCGACCATTGCTGCACCCAAACCGCTACCTGCTCCCCATACTACGACTGTACTCATAAATACCTCAAAAAAATCATGTTGTTCCTAATATTAACGACACAATCTAATCGGTTCTTTCGCTTAGATCAATAAATGCGAATAAGTCTCAATATTAAAGCATCATCCATAAACCAACTAATGTTTAGCGAGATTCAGTGGAAGCCTTAGCAGATAATAGGGATATATCGACATAGGAATGATGCAGCAGAAACACAAAAAGCGCTGGATGTAAGTCCGCCTAAACAGGCAACCTACACTCAGCTTTTTTATTTATGGGGAAACGGGTTGATGCTTAGTTGAACTCATAGGTATAAGATGCGCCAACACTGTTATTTTCACCGAAATCATCCTCAGCAAAGATAG
It encodes:
- a CDS encoding HlyD family type I secretion periplasmic adaptor subunit, which gives rise to MAKQPIEKGKRYGELVESQNTARTLALATWSVALCVIAFATWSVVTQVDEIAKAKGAVIPEGEKQVLQSAIGGKLKQILVKEGQLVEKGQPLVEFDATFQRTALDELKSQQVTLLASVERMNALLEQREPNLAEFEIDYPEIVSQQKAQLNAQKALYFQKRVVLEKESEQIAEQLRSVDKSLPSYEKELNATKQELIILEKGYKAGNISRLRVLEMRQKLASIEQKIEEARGKKAVLIKQADSTEQKIEQLLAEAKAKVSDDRSKAVSDLSALNARVRSSQAKLTNTMLVSPLQGLVQSLPSTQNGGVIQPGGTVVEIVPVGGKADFKARLSPRDIGFVNVGQPTRIKIDAFDYSRFGALKGEVESISPTTSQSERGEIYYEVVVSVETPYFRDNPESFSILPGMTGEVDITTGEKSVFQYLWKPIYTNISVAFGER
- a CDS encoding ATP-binding cassette domain-containing protein — encoded protein: MNRLDANRHDETDGQHEPMNRLETESLSVLKELEVNANIQLFARQWVDENGIESIDDMFALFDRLALPYRLVANLDEVGDHKLVLLVLSESELVSGHLDSKQFVAVDGNEDVSEVPQFCIVIEGAPLEKASPDWVGERLHAFRPIIPKLLLVSFITNLFALAVPFITMSIYDHVIGGDAGHELQGIAIGAALLFVMMGWLRTLRSRVFASVSNRVSREISQSLVQRLLRNSYAQNQQMASSSQQNQVMLSERISGVLSGPLGNALFDLPFIAIFVLAIGVLGGWLVLVPIVSLVLYYLLAKRSIRSSSKRSMQSTVAGTNRQNMTNELTSKLAFIRSAGFSEHWIQRFQKANLLASTVTFNQSVLQSRYTSIYYFIGVGSTLAVMGLGIGLIFEQVMTPGGLIASMMLISKVTGPAQVLANSAMRFNSFNQSKLQVNRILSQPSEREFSYQHHPLPTVAPNLKLDQVTLRYPKQSRPALNGVSFDVEAGDIVAITGPSGSGKSTLIEVLSGLQPIQNGMVELTGVNLAQYDPQLYRHWCFIRAAYPDLLTLSIREWLSDGHKVEEQKMISAIEMVGGKRWFSTLPDGLDTSISSIQPDSLFDMLSGTVAQILIDAKALVYDYPMFLMDNPVPDGHPNAKRVFGEFLATKKGKATVIYTSHDPDLIKLADKVVVLNEGAVVYAGPLEPEQSSEQEQPSEPQASQEQEPSAQQDAAQQEQSESKQGVANG
- a CDS encoding ABC transporter; this encodes MPVTSVKNKGVVRKVLLPSLLINLLSLAVPLTVLQIYDRILPNQSYGTATLLLAGATLAVAMEALIRFVRTWLLSAAASNTEKATYQTLVERVTNASSGHLRHLGVGGVEEGLGSVSKVKDWYSGGVIAGFIDLPFALIFLGLVAYIGGELVAIPLAVWLITLGIVWLSSIRVKSLSEEASQDEQERKAFLILLSQTIQGIKRQAVESRIFNQFKSLNNIRSQSKAKEEEQNAFAQECIQLAALATSVLLVITGSLWVLDGQLTTGGLAACSILSGRAVAPLSALVGVRIKLNSIHSANQAIEKLGDLSLSESAGSELNFSDFEALEIKQATVERYGELASADVTLNKGELVLLVSEDRHINSHLLSSIAGIDDLAAGECFINGEAVSIASVAQATAYCGVKGQLVSGTILDNLCGFDPERTQSANDYAVRLGLTKEITRLPDGLETQIGHTSASLLSMGNIKMLNIAAQLASSKPIIMLERPDSSLDLNALGNLVKVLEEEVLAGRTILMVSYHAKLRELASRTITVENGSIAEDTTNQQEVIA
- a CDS encoding CatB-related O-acetyltransferase, translating into MQNKHWSKFELLHEVVTNPNIHIKGQHSYYSDCWDNGFERSVVRYLHGDEVSRQWEPRWEIDELYIGDYVCIGAEVVILMGGNHTHRVDWFSLYPFMDVIEEAYIGKGDTHIKDGAWLGMRAMIMPGVTIGEGAVVAANSVVTKDVEPYSIVGGSPAKVVKYRFDKAVIEELISMKIYDWPEEKFEALKPYLCNSNFSKLKQAITDYDNGL
- a CDS encoding NADH:flavin oxidoreductase translates to MRSATWENMATEDGHMTDKLYAIYEELAQGEVGLIVTGYANIVKEEKPNAGMMGMYNDSFIDEYKKLTQLVHDNDSKIVMQLAYGGTKTTYDLGERVIFAPSEVPEKGTQTLGKAMTKGEIDYIVDAFAKASLRAKQSGFDGVEIHAAHTYLINQFLSPYYNQREDEYGGSLENRMRFLLEIYTATRKLVGEDFPILVKLTASEFFEGGVTFDETRLVCKKLEEIGVDGIVVSGNIHGKADTMIGESHDGFTIQAEGYFHEYGHAISQDVDIPVITVGGLTDFDAIEEIANNTGIEYFALSRPLLSEPHLIKRWKEGDRSPVECERCSKCRTKRGNFCVVNKDRKVQLAKM
- a CDS encoding SDR family NAD(P)-dependent oxidoreductase; translation: MSTVVVWGAGSGLGAAMVEHFHQQGFEVIAIARNPEKNPRLAILGVTSLSCDATDKQQVEKTVAELPKSALVVSSMGSFRADVPVDYIGHRHVIDALETNEIKRFVLVTSLGCGDSWQYLSERSRKGFGAAVREKSLAEAWLMSSSLDYTILRPGGLLDGEVTGNGELSQQVEVHGLIYRQEVARLIETLLANEASIGQVYQCIDPTVKYG